A portion of the Desulfurispora thermophila DSM 16022 genome contains these proteins:
- a CDS encoding lysophospholipid acyltransferase family protein, translating into MFYSLARFICQLYLLFFRRWKIKGAENIPRQGGLLVICNHISYLDPVAVGCALPRRIYFMAKSELFEIPILKQIITALGAFPLHRGSGDLNAVKTALRYLQAGKTVGIFPEGTRSKTEGLLDPHQGAAMLAIRTGVPVLPIAVSGTRGFFSRVRVNIGQPVIPPARDRTGKDTYYEFSRLLMQKIDALHKELREY; encoded by the coding sequence TTGTTCTATTCCCTGGCCAGGTTTATCTGCCAGCTCTACCTGCTTTTTTTTCGCCGCTGGAAAATAAAAGGGGCGGAAAACATCCCCCGGCAAGGTGGCTTGCTGGTCATCTGCAACCACATCAGCTACCTGGACCCTGTAGCCGTGGGTTGTGCCCTGCCCCGCCGCATTTATTTCATGGCCAAGTCGGAGCTTTTTGAAATACCAATCCTCAAGCAAATTATTACCGCTCTGGGGGCGTTCCCCCTGCACCGGGGTAGCGGAGACCTGAATGCAGTAAAAACTGCTCTGCGCTATCTGCAGGCGGGAAAGACCGTAGGCATTTTCCCCGAAGGTACCCGCAGCAAGACAGAAGGACTACTGGATCCCCATCAGGGAGCGGCCATGCTGGCCATTCGTACCGGCGTACCTGTCCTGCCCATTGCTGTTTCCGGCACCAGGGGGTTTTTCAGCCGGGTGCGGGTCAATATAGGGCAGCCGGTAATCCCACCGGCCAGAGACCGGACCGGGAAAGACACTTACTATGAATTCAGCCGTCTGTTAATGCAAAAAATCGATGCCTTACATAAAGAATTGAGGGAATACTAA
- a CDS encoding bifunctional 4-hydroxy-3-methylbut-2-enyl diphosphate reductase/30S ribosomal protein S1: MQITRADKAGFCFGVKRAIELATGAARQNSGPVYTYGQLIHNQQEVARLAGQGIHAVDSLDQVPEGSLLIIRSHGVGPEVLTAAAARKITVLDATCPFVSNVQKKAREMAQQGYQVIVVGNASHPEVQGIVAWTGHQALVVADAEQIRAIQPAARVGVVAQTTIAQQNLAAVVAALVPVVRELKLANTVCQATRERQQAAEQLASRVDLMLVVGGRNSANTTKLATVCAQTGTETHHVETAAELDRAWFTGKRTVGITAGASTPDWLIQEVETRVKELVEMTGSEEVMVNEIPTSTATQESTAETTPEENMKEAMDVKTVHYGEIIPGTVVQIRHDEVLVDIGAKSEGFIPLKELSCYEVNSPQDVVSVGDVIDVFVMRSEDSEGRVMLSKQRADAEKAWAKLQENLQTGETVTGIVREVVKGGLLVDIGVRAFLPASLVERGYVEDLSKYLGMEIQARVIEVNKARKKVVLSRKAVLEEEYARKRQELLDSLQEGAVVRGTVRRLTSFGAFVDLGGVDGLLHVSEMAWYRVGHPSEVVNVGDEIEVKVLKVDRENEKISLGLKQVLPNPWDNVAEKYPPGSIVKAKVMRLASFGAFVQLEPGVEGLVHISHLSTRHVEKPEDVVQEGEEVNVKVLDVNPEEKRIRLSIREVVREQEKRQPAREAQAGKQAESQVEQPAEQAEQGNVTIGEIVGDIFEGNKE; encoded by the coding sequence ATGCAGATCACCAGGGCAGATAAAGCCGGTTTTTGCTTTGGAGTGAAAAGGGCTATTGAACTGGCCACCGGTGCTGCCCGGCAAAACAGCGGGCCGGTATACACATACGGCCAGTTGATTCACAATCAGCAAGAAGTTGCCCGTCTGGCCGGGCAGGGCATTCACGCTGTGGATAGCCTGGACCAGGTGCCGGAGGGTAGCTTATTAATAATCAGGTCGCATGGTGTGGGACCGGAAGTCCTCACTGCGGCCGCAGCCAGAAAGATCACCGTGCTGGACGCCACCTGTCCTTTTGTCAGCAATGTGCAAAAAAAGGCTCGGGAAATGGCCCAGCAAGGTTATCAGGTGATCGTGGTAGGTAATGCCAGCCACCCCGAAGTGCAGGGCATTGTGGCCTGGACCGGCCACCAGGCGCTGGTGGTTGCCGATGCCGAACAGATCCGCGCCATCCAGCCGGCCGCCCGGGTGGGTGTGGTTGCTCAGACCACCATAGCCCAGCAAAATCTGGCCGCTGTGGTAGCGGCGCTGGTGCCGGTCGTGCGCGAGCTCAAGCTGGCCAATACGGTTTGCCAGGCTACCAGGGAAAGGCAGCAGGCAGCCGAACAACTGGCGTCCCGGGTGGACCTGATGCTGGTAGTGGGCGGCAGGAACAGTGCTAACACTACCAAGCTGGCCACAGTGTGCGCCCAGACCGGTACGGAAACCCACCATGTGGAAACAGCCGCCGAGCTGGACCGTGCCTGGTTTACCGGCAAACGCACAGTGGGCATCACAGCTGGTGCCTCCACACCTGACTGGCTGATCCAGGAGGTAGAAACACGCGTGAAGGAGTTGGTCGAAATGACGGGCAGTGAAGAAGTAATGGTAAATGAAATTCCAACCAGCACAGCCACACAGGAAAGCACAGCAGAAACCACCCCGGAAGAGAACATGAAGGAAGCCATGGATGTAAAGACAGTCCATTACGGGGAAATCATTCCGGGCACCGTCGTACAAATCCGCCATGATGAAGTGTTGGTGGACATTGGTGCCAAATCTGAGGGCTTTATTCCCTTAAAAGAACTATCCTGCTATGAAGTTAATTCCCCGCAGGATGTTGTATCCGTAGGGGATGTAATAGATGTTTTTGTCATGCGTTCCGAGGATAGTGAGGGCAGGGTCATGCTTTCCAAACAGCGGGCCGATGCAGAAAAAGCCTGGGCCAAACTGCAGGAAAACCTGCAGACGGGTGAAACCGTCACGGGTATAGTGCGTGAAGTGGTCAAGGGCGGACTGCTGGTGGACATCGGCGTGCGGGCTTTTTTGCCGGCATCTCTGGTGGAAAGAGGCTATGTGGAAGATTTAAGCAAGTACTTGGGCATGGAGATCCAGGCCCGGGTCATTGAGGTCAACAAGGCGCGCAAGAAAGTGGTACTCAGCCGCAAAGCCGTGCTGGAAGAAGAATATGCCAGAAAGCGTCAGGAACTGCTGGATAGCCTGCAGGAAGGAGCGGTAGTGCGGGGCACCGTGCGCCGTCTGACCAGCTTTGGAGCATTTGTAGACCTGGGCGGTGTGGACGGCCTGTTGCATGTATCGGAAATGGCCTGGTACAGGGTGGGGCACCCGTCCGAAGTAGTGAACGTGGGCGATGAAATTGAAGTGAAAGTCTTGAAAGTGGACCGGGAAAACGAAAAGATTTCCCTCGGTCTCAAGCAAGTGTTACCCAACCCCTGGGACAACGTGGCTGAAAAATACCCGCCGGGCAGCATTGTCAAGGCCAAAGTTATGCGGCTGGCTTCCTTTGGTGCTTTTGTGCAGCTGGAGCCGGGCGTGGAAGGCCTGGTGCACATCTCCCACCTCTCCACCCGCCATGTAGAGAAGCCGGAAGATGTTGTCCAGGAAGGCGAAGAAGTCAATGTGA